In a genomic window of Streptococcus oralis:
- a CDS encoding DUF4352 domain-containing protein: MKKILKHSALLLSALALVACGAQKKASDNGTASNSNFEVSVKDGMYVLPKDEDSSSTYLALQVEIKNNRDKQFSFTSQDITLYNEKDEKLQPIQVYESDSKTKFMSYGDSLSKGKSVAGYVVYEVDKNAKYELHFAPSFYDDIKENSKKNNDVAIKVDPSQYEDNIDEAKDVMKKYVDAVYLNGESSGGGTNLSATDKKSQVVALADDKKSSDNSAEFTNDAKADKEEFIKKFTESFGKGFYNYKPSDSELRTFADAYIKANAKRAKVDYKVKTYLPDYAVVYVRPETIDLDNLNVYELSRKFYEENKGKYSNYSEAMKAGEKYILENAPSQFDSTPLDTSDNMKKEGYEIKMTKKDGKWTIDTSSKNYELKDMARTFRGGIGY; this comes from the coding sequence ATGAAAAAAATTCTTAAGCATTCTGCCTTGCTTTTATCAGCTTTAGCACTGGTTGCCTGTGGAGCTCAAAAAAAAGCAAGCGACAATGGTACAGCTTCAAACTCTAATTTTGAGGTTTCTGTAAAAGACGGTATGTATGTATTGCCTAAAGATGAGGATTCATCATCAACATACCTTGCACTTCAAGTCGAAATCAAGAACAATCGTGATAAACAGTTTAGTTTTACTAGCCAAGATATCACGCTATACAATGAAAAGGATGAAAAATTACAACCAATTCAAGTTTATGAAAGCGACAGTAAAACTAAATTTATGTCATATGGTGACAGTCTTTCTAAAGGAAAGAGCGTTGCTGGTTATGTAGTGTATGAAGTCGATAAGAATGCTAAGTATGAACTTCACTTTGCACCTAGCTTTTACGATGACATCAAAGAAAATTCTAAAAAGAATAACGATGTAGCAATCAAGGTGGATCCAAGTCAGTATGAAGACAATATTGATGAAGCGAAAGATGTAATGAAAAAATATGTCGATGCTGTTTACCTTAATGGGGAAAGCTCTGGTGGTGGAACGAACCTAAGTGCTACTGACAAAAAGTCGCAAGTTGTAGCACTTGCTGATGATAAAAAATCTTCTGATAATAGTGCTGAATTCACAAACGATGCGAAAGCTGATAAAGAAGAGTTTATCAAGAAATTTACAGAGTCATTCGGAAAAGGTTTCTATAACTACAAACCATCTGATTCAGAACTTAGAACATTCGCAGATGCCTACATCAAAGCAAATGCTAAGAGAGCAAAAGTTGATTACAAGGTGAAGACATACTTGCCTGATTATGCTGTTGTTTATGTTAGACCAGAAACAATCGACTTGGATAACTTGAATGTTTATGAATTGAGCCGTAAATTCTACGAAGAAAACAAAGGTAAATATAGCAACTACTCTGAAGCTATGAAAGCTGGTGAAAAATACATTTTAGAAAATGCACCGAGTCAATTTGATTCAACTCCTCTAGACACTAGTGATAACATGAAGAAAGAGGGTTATGAAATTAAAATGACCAAGAAAGATGGAAAATGGACCATCGATACCTCTTCTAAAAACTATGAATTGAAAGATATGGCTCGCACATTCCGTGGAGGCATTGGATACTAA